One Plasmodium cynomolgi strain B DNA, chromosome 12, whole genome shotgun sequence genomic region harbors:
- a CDS encoding hypothetical protein (putative) yields the protein MSSVSTLPYIGSKISLISNSEIRYEGILYTINTHESTVALQNVRSFGTEGRRQPDIPPSNEIYDFIIFRGKDIKDVTVSEPAKTIPDDPAIVSMNIAPSSKNNLSDNINYNNNVNMNKPLKTQNNMMQQQNDRNMNINNRRYFNRQNYNFYYNNNPNNSGNNHNNNNNNNNSGRNFNNFKYKNFRNYERPYIIGELESQPNPALKSKFSPDFDFSTNNLKFDKSTILDEKNKDPLTLNNNIQVGGYDKNSSFFDNISCETLDKQQAHYRTSGHNRNNNRNKMRNNRNNKMMGNFNYNYYNRSQNPFNRYPAY from the exons atgtcttctGTATCAACCTTGCCATATATAGGAAGTAAGATTTCGTTAATTTCAAACTCCGAAATAAGATATGAAGGAATTTTGTACACGATCAATACTCACGAGTCGACCGTTGCATTGCAAAATGTTAGATCATTTGGAACGGAGGGGAGAAGACAGCCGGATATTCCACCATCAAATGAAATTTAcgattttataatatttagagGAAAAGATATAAAAGATGTTACCGTGAGTGAACCTGCGAAGACTATTCCGGACGACCCAGCGATCGTTTCCATGAACATAGCACCATCgtctaaaaataatttgagcgataatataaattataacaaCAATGTCAATATGAATAAACCGCTGAAGACTCAAAACAATATGATGCAACAACAAAATGACagaaatatgaacataaataataGGCGATATTTTAATAGGCagaattacaatttttactaTAATAATAACCCTAACAATAGTGGTAATAATCAcaacaataataacaataataataacagcGGTAGAAactttaacaattttaaatataaaaattttagaaacTATGAAAGACCTTACATTATCGGGGAGCTGGAGTCCCAACCGAATCCAGCCCTAAAAAGTAAGTTCAGCCCCGACTTTGACTTTAGTACAAATAATCTAAAGTTTGATAAAAGCACCATACTAGACGAAAAGAATAAAGACCCCTTAACGCTGAATAACAATATTCAAGTAGGAGGGTATGATAAGAATTCCAGCTTTTTTGATAACATCAGTTGTGAAACGTTAGATAAACAACAGG CGCACTATAGAACCAGTGGACACAACCGAAACAACAACAGgaataaaatgagaaacaatagaaataacaaaatgatggGGAACTTCAACTACAACTATTATAATAGAAGTCAGAACCCGTTTAACAGGTACCCTGCttattag
- a CDS encoding proteosome subunit alpha type 1 (putative) — protein sequence MYRNLYDTDNIIYSPEGRLYQVEYANEAIKQGTCAVAIKSKDFVVVCGLKKRISKLSFHQEKLFKIDDYIGVTMSGITSDAKVLTKYMRNECLSHKFLFDENMNIEKLVKKVADKYQQNTQRSSRRAFGVGLIIAGYFKEPYIFETKPNGSYFEYIALSFGARSHASKTYLEKNLHLFENSSLEELTLHCLKALRCSLSSENELTVENTSLAIVGKDKPWQEVTTVDLVELLMRVNAEQRTENIEADIQNEEIPPNEGDAPNPQGDQME from the exons ATGTATCGAAACCTGTACGACACAGACAATATTATTTACTCTCCGGAAG GAAGGCTGTACCAAGTCGAATACGCGAATGAAGCTATAAAACAGGGGACCTGCGCCGTGGCTATAAAGTCCAAGGATTTTGTG GTCGTTTGTGGACTAAAGAAGCGCATAAGCAAGTTATCGTTCCACCAAGAAAAACTGTTCAAAATAGATGACTACATCGGTGTGACGATGAGTGGCATAACATCTGACGCAAAGGTTTTGACGAAGTACATGCGAAACGAATGTCTGTCGCATAAGTTTCTATTTgatgaaaatatgaatatagaaaaattagTGAAAAAGGTGGCAGATAAGTATCAGCAGAATACTCAGAGGAGTAGTAGAAGGGCATTTGGTGTAGGGTTAATAATAGCTGGATATTTTAAGGAGCCCTATATTTTTGAAACGAAGCCAAATGGTTCATATTTTGAATACATTGCCTTATCGTTTGGTGCTAGATCTCATGCATCGAAAActtatttagaaaaaaatttacatttatttgaaaattcGTCGTTGGAGGAGCTTACTCTTCATTGCTTAAAGGCCTTAAGATGTTCCCTTTCGAGTGAAAATGAGTTAACTGTAGAAAATACGTCGCTAGCTATTGTTGGTAAGGATAAACCATGGCAAGAAGTTACCACTGTAGACTTAGTGGAGCTTCTAATGAGAGTAAACGCTGAACAGCGAACTGAAAATATTGAGGCAGACATTCAGAATGAGGAAATTCCTCCAAATGAAGGAGATGCACCAAATCCGCAGGGCGATCAAATGGAATGA